Genomic segment of Mycolicibacterium psychrotolerans:
CGGCGACCGCCTTGCGCAGGGCCTGCTGTTCCTCGGTCTCGATGAATCCGGTCATGGGGCCTCTCCTGAATCGACGCGCGCCAGCACGGCGCCTACTTCCACTTGCGTTCCGGCGGTGACGTTGAGTTCGGCCAGCACACCGTCGGCCGGCGCGGCGATGGTGTGTTCCATCTTCATCGCCTCGAGCCAGACCAGCGGCTGGCCCGCGGTGACGGTGTCGCCGACCGCGGCGCCGACCCGCAGCACCGAGCCGGGCATGGGTGCCAGCAGCGAGCCGTGCGCCACGGCGTCGTCGGGGTCCGGATAGCGCGGTAACGCGACGAGATGCACCGAGGCTGACGGTGAGTCGACGAACACGTCGTCGCCGTACCGGGCGACACGAAAGGGCAGGTCGACCGCACCCACGGTCAGCACCACCTGCTCGGGCGTCGCGGACACCAGTGCGACGTCGTCGCGCCCGGTGATCCGCACGCCGTCACGGGTGAAGCGGTAGGCCACCTCGTGGGCCTGGCCGTCGTCGTCGGCGTAGCTCTTGGTCTGCCCGGCCGACGCGAGGTTGCGCCAACCGCTGGGCACACCCGCGAAAATGGTTGCGATGCAACGGTTGTGCGCCGCATCGGCCAGGGCGGCGGCGATGGCCGACAGGGTCACCGTCGCGGCGTCGCCGACGGGCGCGGCGAGCGCGTCGAGTCCGTGGGTGTCGAAGAACGCCGTGTCGGTGGCACCGGCGAGGAACTCCGGGTGGCGCAGCACGTTGACCAGCAGGTCGCGGTTGGTGCGTACGCCGTGCAGCCGGGTGCGGGTCAGGGCGTCGGCGAGCAGCGCCGCGGCCTGTGTCCGGGTGGGCGCCCAGGAGATCACCTTGGCGATCATCGGGTCGTAGAACACCGAGATCACCGAGCCGTCGGCGACCCCGGAATCGAGGCGCACCCCGGCCCGGCCGGCCGGGCCGAAGCGGGTGACCGCCGTCGGGACGTCGAAGCGGTGCACGGTGCCCGCCTGCGGCTGCCAGTTCTTGGCGGGATCCTCGGCGTAGAGCCTCGCCTCGATCGACGCGCCGGTCGAGGCCGGTGGCTCGGGATCGAGCGGGGCGCCGTCGGCGACGGACATCTGCAGTTCCACCAGATCCAGACCGGAGGTGAGTTCGGTGACCGGATGCTCGACCTGCAGACGGGTGTTCATCTCCAGGAAGAAGAACTCGCCGCGATCATCGGCCATGAACTCGACCGTGCCCGCGCCGGTGTAGCCGATCGCCGTGGCGGCCAGCCGCGCCGCCTCGAAGAGCTTGTCGCGCATGCCCGCAACGCGTTCCACCAGCGGTGAGGGCGCCTCTTCGATGATCTTCTGGTGGCGGCGCTGGATCGAGCACTCCCGTTCGCCGACGGCCCACACGGTGCCGTGGGCGTCGGCCATCACCTGCACCTCGACGTGGTGCCCGGCGTCGAGGTAGCGCTCACAGAACACGGTCGGGTCGCCGAACGCCGACTGCGCCTCCCGGCGGGCGGCCTCGACCTGTGCGGGCAGGTCGGCGAGGTCGCGCACGACGCGCATGCCGCGGCCGCCACCGCCCGCCGACGCCTTGATCAGGACCGGCAGCATGTCGGCGGTCACGGCGTCCGGGTCGAGTTCGTCCAGCACCGGGACGCCGGCGGCGGCCATCATCTTCTTGGCTTCGATCTTCGAGCCCATGGCCGCGACGGCCGTCACCGGCGGGCCGATCCACGTCAGGCCGGCGTCGATCACGGCCGCCGCGAAATCGGGGTTCTCCGAGAGGAAGCCGTAGCCGGGGTGGATCGCGTCGGCCCCGGCGGCCTGCGCGGCCGCGATCAGCTGACCGGCGTCGAGGTAGCCGCGGGTGCCGTCGAGCCGGACCCGGGCGTCGGCCTCGGCGACGTGTGGCGCGGCGGCGTCGGGGTCGGTGTACACCGCGACCGTGCCGATC
This window contains:
- a CDS encoding acetyl/propionyl/methylcrotonyl-CoA carboxylase subunit alpha, with protein sequence MITRVLVANRGEIARRVFATCRRLGIGTVAVYTDPDAAAPHVAEADARVRLDGTRGYLDAGQLIAAAQAAGADAIHPGYGFLSENPDFAAAVIDAGLTWIGPPVTAVAAMGSKIEAKKMMAAAGVPVLDELDPDAVTADMLPVLIKASAGGGGRGMRVVRDLADLPAQVEAARREAQSAFGDPTVFCERYLDAGHHVEVQVMADAHGTVWAVGERECSIQRRHQKIIEEAPSPLVERVAGMRDKLFEAARLAATAIGYTGAGTVEFMADDRGEFFFLEMNTRLQVEHPVTELTSGLDLVELQMSVADGAPLDPEPPASTGASIEARLYAEDPAKNWQPQAGTVHRFDVPTAVTRFGPAGRAGVRLDSGVADGSVISVFYDPMIAKVISWAPTRTQAAALLADALTRTRLHGVRTNRDLLVNVLRHPEFLAGATDTAFFDTHGLDALAAPVGDAATVTLSAIAAALADAAHNRCIATIFAGVPSGWRNLASAGQTKSYADDDGQAHEVAYRFTRDGVRITGRDDVALVSATPEQVVLTVGAVDLPFRVARYGDDVFVDSPSASVHLVALPRYPDPDDAVAHGSLLAPMPGSVLRVGAAVGDTVTAGQPLVWLEAMKMEHTIAAPADGVLAELNVTAGTQVEVGAVLARVDSGEAP